One window of Bacteroides sp. AN502(2024) genomic DNA carries:
- a CDS encoding fimbrillin family protein, whose amino-acid sequence MIRHRYRWLIDMLCISALLGVSASSCSKQEEPDVFPLLSDTEITLSLPEWTPMVQSRATLFEEKGDLKNVEKGRGNFTLYAYVDATATKYIDGVRTWYFDDPDDSDNSEWMMLDGNERPITYYWPNSEKLNFFAFMPYNNNDDDMSKKTHVKVLDYSKENGGQFECALPGSASDATEIQEFIYAYESGKTKQGQYNSETKQYDPLTLRFKHPFALINFKLKGGSYRMTVHNIKFSDIHLNGTFSTKPEPNGKWKYTGGAGEYTALIEKRIPNDINYNTNLSDWFIVMPQDLNGVRLTLSATRAADKTNLTETAIEKTFTFSNSEGKEWKWEAGKKYTYVISYGDNQEEIYFNVEVEEDWKLGYEHNIDVE is encoded by the coding sequence ATGATAAGACATAGATACAGATGGCTGATTGACATGCTCTGCATCTCCGCCCTGCTTGGGGTGTCGGCTTCCTCCTGCTCCAAGCAGGAGGAACCTGATGTCTTCCCATTGTTGTCTGACACGGAGATAACCTTATCCTTGCCGGAGTGGACGCCGATGGTGCAGTCTCGTGCCACCTTATTTGAGGAAAAAGGTGACTTGAAGAATGTGGAAAAAGGAAGAGGTAACTTCACGCTTTATGCCTACGTGGACGCTACTGCCACCAAATATATAGATGGTGTGAGAACGTGGTATTTTGACGACCCGGACGATTCGGATAATAGTGAGTGGATGATGTTGGATGGTAATGAAAGACCGATAACTTACTATTGGCCTAATTCAGAGAAACTGAATTTCTTTGCTTTCATGCCTTATAATAACAACGATGATGATATGTCAAAAAAGACTCATGTCAAGGTGCTTGATTACTCCAAAGAGAATGGGGGACAGTTTGAGTGTGCTTTGCCTGGTTCTGCCAGTGATGCCACCGAAATTCAAGAATTTATTTACGCATACGAATCAGGAAAAACGAAACAGGGACAGTATAACTCTGAAACGAAACAATATGATCCTCTGACATTGCGGTTTAAACACCCTTTTGCATTAATCAATTTTAAATTGAAGGGCGGCTCTTACCGAATGACGGTTCATAATATTAAATTCAGTGATATACATTTGAACGGCACATTCTCTACAAAGCCGGAGCCAAACGGCAAGTGGAAGTACACGGGCGGTGCCGGAGAATATACGGCACTAATCGAAAAAAGAATCCCCAATGATATAAACTATAATACGAATTTGTCAGATTGGTTCATCGTGATGCCTCAGGATTTAAATGGAGTAAGGCTTACTTTGTCTGCTACCCGTGCAGCTGATAAGACGAATCTAACGGAAACCGCTATTGAGAAAACATTTACTTTCAGTAATAGTGAAGGAAAAGAATGGAAATGGGAAGCGGGTAAGAAATACACCTACGTTATCAGTTACGGTGATAATCAAGAAGAAATCTACTTCAATGTGGAAGTGGAAGAGGACTGGAAATTGGGGTATGAACATAATATAGATGTGGAATAA
- a CDS encoding fimbrillin family protein, whose protein sequence is MRKMFYAICGLSIFLFSCREEEADICTDSAQRIYLRATVENTILLSRAPFSLLEPNEDNPLEVAVWASTTSKKFEHVDGANGTNGTVALHTTARFTAGSEQLLDAAVYPKDNAGGTKTVYFVGMHPQGGWTDNATAGETASKTFNGSEDVMFAPQEEGVYGGNVDKEKWPTFKFKHLLTWLRVKVKADSEIVSEAWGKLKSLKVKSSNGNTVTIDLSKEYSSVYNPGALENCVTFSSGDGVTLDFYKTGTNNAFQNESYPLPYKDKFEEVAYVLCAPVIATEHEELDVVKTNEYTLLVETEHRTVEVPVDLKKGESTCFEGSTMNYQFILNLNFKMGNNIVVTVSVDDWELGGISNGVLSPNNTSDGNSDAS, encoded by the coding sequence ATGAGAAAGATGTTTTATGCCATCTGTGGGTTAAGTATTTTCCTCTTCTCTTGTCGGGAAGAAGAGGCGGATATCTGTACGGATTCGGCTCAACGAATCTATTTGCGTGCGACAGTGGAAAATACCATCCTGTTGAGCCGCGCACCTTTTTCCTTGTTAGAGCCCAATGAAGATAATCCGCTGGAAGTGGCCGTATGGGCATCGACAACTTCCAAAAAGTTTGAGCATGTGGATGGAGCGAACGGGACTAACGGGACTGTTGCCTTACATACCACGGCAAGATTCACCGCCGGTTCGGAACAGTTGCTGGATGCCGCTGTCTATCCCAAAGATAACGCTGGCGGAACAAAAACAGTATATTTCGTGGGAATGCACCCCCAAGGCGGATGGACCGACAATGCTACGGCAGGCGAAACGGCAAGTAAGACTTTTAATGGCTCCGAAGATGTGATGTTTGCACCTCAGGAAGAGGGGGTATATGGCGGAAATGTGGATAAAGAAAAATGGCCTACGTTCAAATTTAAACATTTACTCACTTGGTTAAGGGTGAAGGTGAAAGCCGATAGTGAAATAGTCTCGGAAGCCTGGGGAAAGCTCAAAAGCCTTAAAGTGAAGAGTAGCAATGGAAATACGGTGACGATTGATTTGAGTAAAGAGTACAGTTCGGTTTACAATCCGGGCGCTTTGGAAAATTGCGTTACATTTTCTTCCGGTGATGGTGTGACCCTGGATTTCTATAAAACCGGGACAAACAATGCGTTTCAAAATGAAAGCTATCCCTTGCCGTACAAAGACAAATTCGAGGAGGTGGCATACGTGCTTTGCGCACCGGTGATTGCTACCGAGCATGAAGAGCTGGACGTTGTAAAAACCAATGAATATACATTGCTGGTGGAAACCGAGCACCGCACTGTTGAAGTGCCGGTTGATTTAAAGAAAGGTGAATCGACCTGTTTTGAGGGAAGTACGATGAACTATCAATTTATCTTGAATCTGAATTTCAAAATGGGTAATAACATTGTAGTAACTGTATCAGTGGACGATTGGGAATTAGGAGGTATCAGTAATGGGGTGTTAAGCCCTAATAATACTTCTGATGGAAACTCTGATGCATCTTAA